In one window of Helianthus annuus cultivar XRQ/B chromosome 17, HanXRQr2.0-SUNRISE, whole genome shotgun sequence DNA:
- the LOC110924985 gene encoding uncharacterized protein LOC110924985 has translation MADASNVNDNDDVARQEAFENKVTEVAEGVMQANLPRLAQEVESRVLGVVDAMMTSKIEELKELIEGSRSKGKERRCTYKDFMACNPATYDGKIDPIACQRWISNIEAVFIRSRCDNEDKVMFATGQLTFQAKDWWDAHSKEIGEERLQTMTWQEFKDPFMKYHCPQSAVDKIQEDFLRLRQKNETINEISNTFLDKMKFCGEFVQTERMKINRFYGVLKAEFREFITPSKCETLDELINLARDREIEIKRQEERGEKRPNEKGGNLTPTKKGKYQEQGRKDKSKSGITPCKTCGKLHTGECLLGKKGCYKCGKEGHSSYQCPNSPKTCFNCFEKGHIKSECPKLQQESKKEDKKQEGSRAKRRMFQITSEEAKSHPNVISGIFLLNSIPVYVLFDTGATMCYALKRNTLK, from the coding sequence ATGGCTGATGCAAGCAACGTTAATGATAATGACGATGTGGCTAGACAAGAAGCGTTCGAGAACAAAGTTACGGAAGTAGCGGAAGGGGTTATGCAAGCCAATCTTCCACGGTTGGCTCAAGAGGTAGAAAGCCGAGTTCTGGGGGTTGTGGATGCTATGATGACCAGTAAGATCGAGGAATTGAAAGAACTAATTGAGGGGTCTAGAAGTAAAGGTAAGGAACGACGATGCACGTATAAAGACTTTATGGCGTGCAATCCGGCAACGTATGATGGTAAAATTGATCCGATCGCATGCCAAAGATGGATTTCAAATATAGAAGCAGTGTTCATTCGAAGTCGTTGTGATAACGAAGATAAGGTGATGTTCGCCACCGGTCAACTCACTTTTCAggcaaaagattggtgggatgcaCACAGTAAAGAGATAGGTGAAGAAAGGCTCCAAACAATGACCTGGCAAGAGTTTAAGGATCCTTTCATGAAATATCACTGCCCTCAGTCCGCCGTTGATAAGATTCAAGAGGATTTCTTACGCCTCCGACAGAAGAACGAGACGATAAATGAGATATCAAACACCTtcttggataagatgaagttttgtggAGAGTTTGTGCAAACTGAAAGGATGAAGATTAACCGCTTTTATGGCGTATTAAAGGCGGAATTTAGGGAGTTCATCACTCCCTCGAAGTGCGAGACTCTTGATGAGCTCATCAATCTAGCGCGGGATAGAGAAATCGAGATCAAGAGGCAAGAAGAGCGGGGAGAAAAGAGACCCAATGAAAAAGGTGGGAATTTGACCCCGACCAAAAAGGGGAAGTATCAAGAGCAAGGAAGAAAGGATAAGTCGAAGAGTGGTATCACGCCGTGCAAGACTTGTGGAAAACTTCATACGGGGGAATGTTTGTTAGGCAAGAAAGGGTGTTACAAATGCGGTAAGGAGGGACACTCATCTTATCAATGTCCGAATAGCCCAAAAACTTGCTTCAACTGTttcgaaaaagggcacatcaaatCTGAGTGCCCGAAACTCCAGCAAGAGTCGAAGAAGGAAGATAAGAAACAAGAAGGTTCTAGGGCCAAGCGTAGAATGTTCCAAATTACATCCGAAGAAGCCAAGTCTCACCCGAATGTGATTTCAGGTATCTTTTTACTAAACTCCATACCGGTTTATGTGCTATTCGATACTGGAGCTACTATGTGTTACGCCCTAAAACGTAATACCttaaaatga